One Elaeis guineensis isolate ETL-2024a chromosome 10, EG11, whole genome shotgun sequence genomic window carries:
- the LOC105052597 gene encoding uncharacterized protein isoform X1 translates to MGGQGKGSNSSNSMQRVKVYRLNDDGKWDDQGTGHVSVDYLESSEDLGLIVIDEEDSDTLLVHRISSNDIYRRQEDTIISWRDPELATELALSFQEATGCSYIWDHICGVQRNLHFSSLGNLEIGPHPAMESLEATNALQSNDESFRAVNSELRELPSIELSSLPLILKTVLECGITDQMRVAELILQDQEFFPRLLDLFRMCEDLENVDGLHMIFRLVKGIILLNSPQIFDRIFGDEFILDIIGSLEYDPEVPQVQRHRAFLKEHVVFKEAIPIKDSSVLSKIHQTYRVGYVKDVILPRILDEATIASLNSIIHANNAAVISLLKDDASFIQELFARMRSTSTSTESKRELVLFLHEFCSLSKSLQMVQQLRLFRDLAGEGIFDIITDVLQSQDRKLVSAGADILILFLNQDPNLLRSYVIQQEGNSLLGLLVKGMITDFGEDMHCQFLEIIRILVDSYSTSGSQKDTIIEIFYEKHLDQLIDVIASSCPPKSNSWTVIKSSGFGSRVESHAATKPEILSNICELLCFCVIHHLYRIKCYFLANNAIEKILFLTCRREKFLVVAAVRFMRTIISRNCSPLFAAGGNNVVAGSFQDEHLLRHIVKNNLVKPIIDAFIENGNRYNMLHSGVLELLEYIRKENLKSLIIYIVDSFWNQLQKFEHLGSIQAFKIKYEQSMENCDTKNTATMVDPRKKIEERALEKEEEEYFNEDSDEEDSASHLPNTRSQNARMSLPNGTKVSYSSFRPGSGGLVDYEDDDDDEDYNPPPRKSESSTENDELIVFSKTKRKSTAAADSKEEVHELSKKQKLDQRVNDVKVASSATACSTASHTDTASGREPSPPAASHATDTNGVLDEHDAENETAGPQSYNCVPDAADTRQGCGDDSPSIPASNSSPERVVTGKDVTGSEPYSVR, encoded by the exons CGTGTCAAGGTTTATCGTTTGAATGACGACGGCAAATGGGATGACCAGGGAACTGGGCATGTTTCTGTTGATTATTTGGAG AGTTCAGAGGATCTTGGTTTGATTGTGATTGATGAAGAGGATAGTGATACATTACTTGTGCACCGCATCTCCTCGAATGACATCTACAGAAGACAAGAAG ACACAATCATCTCATGGAGAGATCCTGAACTAGCTACGGAATTGGCATTGAGCTTTCAGGAGGCTACGGGATGCTCCTATATATG GGACCATATATGTGGCGTACAAAGAAACTTGCATTTTAGTAGTCTAGGAA ATCTCGAGATCGGCCCTCATCCAGCAATGGAATCTCTAGAAGCTACTAATGCTTTGCAGTCAAATG ATGAATCATTTCGTGCTGTTAACAGCGAATTGAGAGAGCTCCCATCCATTGAATTATCGAGTCTCCCTTTAATTTTAAAG ACGGTACTAGAATGTGGCATTACAGATCAGATGCGTGTAGCGGAATTAATATTACAAGAT CAAGAATTTTTCCCTAGGCTATTGGACCTTTTCAGAATGTGTGAAGACTTGGAAAACGTGGATGGTCTTCACATGATTTTCAGATTGGTCAAGGGGATCA TTCTATTAAACAGTCCCCAGATCTTTGATAGAATTTTTGGGGATGAATTTATCTTGGACATTATTGGTTCTCTTGAAT ATGATCCTGAGGTCCCTCAGGTGCAGCGGCATCGTGCTTTTCTGAAAGAGCATGTGGTTTTTAAAGAG GCTATCCCTATTAAAGATTCCTCAGTTTTGTCAAAGATACATCAAACCTACAGAGTTGGTTACGTGAAG GATGTTATTTTGCCAAGGATATTGGATGAGGCTACAATAGCAAGTCTTAATTCGATCATTCATGCAAACAATGCTGCT GTTATATCATTGTTGAAAGATGATGCTTCTTTTATTCAAGAGCTATTCGCAAGGATGAGGTCCACCTCAACATCTACGGAATCAAAAAGGGAATTG GTATTATTCTTGCATGAATTTTGTTCTTTGAGTAAAAGTTTACAGATGGTACAGCAATTGCGGCTATTTCG GGACCTTGCTGGCGAAGGCATATTTGACATCATAACTGACGTGTTGCAGAGTCAGGATAGGAAGCTTGTGTCTGCCGG AGCAGATATTCTCATTCTATTCCTAAACCAAGATCCTAACCTTCTCAGATCATATGTCATTCAACAAGAAGGAAATTCCCTTCTTGGGCTTTTG GTTAAGGGTATGATAACAGATTTTGGGGAGGACATGCATTGTCAGTTCCTTGAGATCATTCGCATATTGGTGGACTCATACTCTACATCCGGGTCACAG AAAGACACAATCATAGAGATTTTCTACGAAAAACATCTGGATCAGTTGATAGATGTTATAGCATCATCTTGTCCTCCAAAAAGCAATTCTTGGACAGTGATTAAATCATCTGGCTTTGGTTCTAGAGTAGAGTCTCATGCTGCAACCAAGCCTGAAATCTTATCAAACATCTGTGAGCTGCTTTGTTTTTGTGTAATTCATCACCTCTACAGAATAAA GTGCTACTTTCTTGCCAATAATGCCATAGAAAAGATCTTGTTTCTGACTTGCAGAAGAGAGAAGTTTCTGGTGGTGGCAGCTGTTCGCTTTATGCGAACTATAATCTCCCGTAAT TGTTCCCCTCTGTTCGCTGCTGGAGGAAATAACGTTGTAGCCGGTTCTTTCCAGGATGAGCATCTGCTTCGCCATATTGTGAAAAACAATCTTGTAAAACCAATCATCGATGCTTTTATTGAGAATGGTAATCGCTACAACATGCTGCATTCAGGTGTTCTAGAACTTTTGGAGTACATCCGTAAG GAGAATCTCAAAAGTCTAATCATATATATAGTTGATTCCTTCTGGAACCAGCTACAGAAGTTTGAGCATTTAGGGTCTATTCAGGCCTTTAAGATAAAATATGAGCAG tccatggagaattgtgacaccAAGAACACTGCTACCATGGTAGACCCAAGAAAAAAGATTGAAGAACGGGCTcttgaaaaggaagaagaagagtacTTCAATGAGGACAG TGATGAAGAAGACTCTGCTTCTCATTTACCAAACACACGTAGCCAAAATGCACGGATGAGTCTGCCTAATGGGACCAAAGTCAGCTACTCATCTTTTAG GCCTGGTTCAGGTGGACTTGTTGACTATGAAGATGACGACGACGATGAGGACTATAATCCACCACCTAGGAAGTCTGAATCTTCAACAGAAAATGATGAACTCATCGTTTTTTCCAAGACTAAACGAAAGTCAACTGCTGCTGCTGATAGCAAAGAGGAGGTTCATGAGCTCTCAAAGAAACAAAAGCTGGATCAACGTGTGAATGATGTTAAGGTTGCTAGTAGTGCGACTGCCTGTTCCACTGCCAGCCATACTGATACAGCCAGTGGAAGGGAACCCTCACCTCCTGCTGCTTCTCACGCTACAGACACAAATGGTGTTTTGGATGAACATGATGCTGAAAATGAAACTGCTGGTCCCCAAAGTTATAATTGTGTGCCTGATGCTGCGGATACCAGACAGGGATGCGGAGATGACAGTCCATCAATACCAGCCAGCAATTCATCGCCTGAGAGGGTTGTGACTGGAAAGGATGTTACTGGTTCTGAACCATATTCGGTGCGATGA
- the LOC105052597 gene encoding uncharacterized protein isoform X2: protein MGGQGKGSNSSNSMQRVKVYRLNDDGKWDDQGTGHVSVDYLESSEDLGLIVIDEEDSDTLLVHRISSNDIYRRQEDTIISWRDPELATELALSFQEATGCSYIWDHICGVQRNLHFSSLGNLEIGPHPAMESLEATNALQSNDESFRAVNSELRELPSIELSSLPLILKTVLECGITDQMRVAELILQDQEFFPRLLDLFRMCEDLENVDGLHMIFRLVKGIILLNSPQIFDRIFGDEFILDIIGSLEYDPEVPQVQRHRAFLKEHVVFKEAIPIKDSSVLSKIHQTYRVGYVKDVILPRILDEATIASLNSIIHANNAAVISLLKDDASFIQELFARMRSTSTSTESKRELVLFLHEFCSLSKSLQMVQQLRLFRDLAGEGIFDIITDVLQSQDRKLVSAGADILILFLNQDPNLLRSYVIQQEGNSLLGLLVKGMITDFGEDMHCQFLEIIRILVDSYSTSGSQKDTIIEIFYEKHLDQLIDVIASSCPPKSNSWTVIKSSGFGSRVESHAATKPEILSNICELLCFCVIHHLYRIKCYFLANNAIEKILFLTCRREKFLVVAAVRFMRTIISRNDEHLLRHIVKNNLVKPIIDAFIENGNRYNMLHSGVLELLEYIRKENLKSLIIYIVDSFWNQLQKFEHLGSIQAFKIKYEQSMENCDTKNTATMVDPRKKIEERALEKEEEEYFNEDSDEEDSASHLPNTRSQNARMSLPNGTKVSYSSFRPGSGGLVDYEDDDDDEDYNPPPRKSESSTENDELIVFSKTKRKSTAAADSKEEVHELSKKQKLDQRVNDVKVASSATACSTASHTDTASGREPSPPAASHATDTNGVLDEHDAENETAGPQSYNCVPDAADTRQGCGDDSPSIPASNSSPERVVTGKDVTGSEPYSVR from the exons CGTGTCAAGGTTTATCGTTTGAATGACGACGGCAAATGGGATGACCAGGGAACTGGGCATGTTTCTGTTGATTATTTGGAG AGTTCAGAGGATCTTGGTTTGATTGTGATTGATGAAGAGGATAGTGATACATTACTTGTGCACCGCATCTCCTCGAATGACATCTACAGAAGACAAGAAG ACACAATCATCTCATGGAGAGATCCTGAACTAGCTACGGAATTGGCATTGAGCTTTCAGGAGGCTACGGGATGCTCCTATATATG GGACCATATATGTGGCGTACAAAGAAACTTGCATTTTAGTAGTCTAGGAA ATCTCGAGATCGGCCCTCATCCAGCAATGGAATCTCTAGAAGCTACTAATGCTTTGCAGTCAAATG ATGAATCATTTCGTGCTGTTAACAGCGAATTGAGAGAGCTCCCATCCATTGAATTATCGAGTCTCCCTTTAATTTTAAAG ACGGTACTAGAATGTGGCATTACAGATCAGATGCGTGTAGCGGAATTAATATTACAAGAT CAAGAATTTTTCCCTAGGCTATTGGACCTTTTCAGAATGTGTGAAGACTTGGAAAACGTGGATGGTCTTCACATGATTTTCAGATTGGTCAAGGGGATCA TTCTATTAAACAGTCCCCAGATCTTTGATAGAATTTTTGGGGATGAATTTATCTTGGACATTATTGGTTCTCTTGAAT ATGATCCTGAGGTCCCTCAGGTGCAGCGGCATCGTGCTTTTCTGAAAGAGCATGTGGTTTTTAAAGAG GCTATCCCTATTAAAGATTCCTCAGTTTTGTCAAAGATACATCAAACCTACAGAGTTGGTTACGTGAAG GATGTTATTTTGCCAAGGATATTGGATGAGGCTACAATAGCAAGTCTTAATTCGATCATTCATGCAAACAATGCTGCT GTTATATCATTGTTGAAAGATGATGCTTCTTTTATTCAAGAGCTATTCGCAAGGATGAGGTCCACCTCAACATCTACGGAATCAAAAAGGGAATTG GTATTATTCTTGCATGAATTTTGTTCTTTGAGTAAAAGTTTACAGATGGTACAGCAATTGCGGCTATTTCG GGACCTTGCTGGCGAAGGCATATTTGACATCATAACTGACGTGTTGCAGAGTCAGGATAGGAAGCTTGTGTCTGCCGG AGCAGATATTCTCATTCTATTCCTAAACCAAGATCCTAACCTTCTCAGATCATATGTCATTCAACAAGAAGGAAATTCCCTTCTTGGGCTTTTG GTTAAGGGTATGATAACAGATTTTGGGGAGGACATGCATTGTCAGTTCCTTGAGATCATTCGCATATTGGTGGACTCATACTCTACATCCGGGTCACAG AAAGACACAATCATAGAGATTTTCTACGAAAAACATCTGGATCAGTTGATAGATGTTATAGCATCATCTTGTCCTCCAAAAAGCAATTCTTGGACAGTGATTAAATCATCTGGCTTTGGTTCTAGAGTAGAGTCTCATGCTGCAACCAAGCCTGAAATCTTATCAAACATCTGTGAGCTGCTTTGTTTTTGTGTAATTCATCACCTCTACAGAATAAA GTGCTACTTTCTTGCCAATAATGCCATAGAAAAGATCTTGTTTCTGACTTGCAGAAGAGAGAAGTTTCTGGTGGTGGCAGCTGTTCGCTTTATGCGAACTATAATCTCCCGTAAT GATGAGCATCTGCTTCGCCATATTGTGAAAAACAATCTTGTAAAACCAATCATCGATGCTTTTATTGAGAATGGTAATCGCTACAACATGCTGCATTCAGGTGTTCTAGAACTTTTGGAGTACATCCGTAAG GAGAATCTCAAAAGTCTAATCATATATATAGTTGATTCCTTCTGGAACCAGCTACAGAAGTTTGAGCATTTAGGGTCTATTCAGGCCTTTAAGATAAAATATGAGCAG tccatggagaattgtgacaccAAGAACACTGCTACCATGGTAGACCCAAGAAAAAAGATTGAAGAACGGGCTcttgaaaaggaagaagaagagtacTTCAATGAGGACAG TGATGAAGAAGACTCTGCTTCTCATTTACCAAACACACGTAGCCAAAATGCACGGATGAGTCTGCCTAATGGGACCAAAGTCAGCTACTCATCTTTTAG GCCTGGTTCAGGTGGACTTGTTGACTATGAAGATGACGACGACGATGAGGACTATAATCCACCACCTAGGAAGTCTGAATCTTCAACAGAAAATGATGAACTCATCGTTTTTTCCAAGACTAAACGAAAGTCAACTGCTGCTGCTGATAGCAAAGAGGAGGTTCATGAGCTCTCAAAGAAACAAAAGCTGGATCAACGTGTGAATGATGTTAAGGTTGCTAGTAGTGCGACTGCCTGTTCCACTGCCAGCCATACTGATACAGCCAGTGGAAGGGAACCCTCACCTCCTGCTGCTTCTCACGCTACAGACACAAATGGTGTTTTGGATGAACATGATGCTGAAAATGAAACTGCTGGTCCCCAAAGTTATAATTGTGTGCCTGATGCTGCGGATACCAGACAGGGATGCGGAGATGACAGTCCATCAATACCAGCCAGCAATTCATCGCCTGAGAGGGTTGTGACTGGAAAGGATGTTACTGGTTCTGAACCATATTCGGTGCGATGA
- the LOC105052597 gene encoding uncharacterized protein isoform X4, whose amino-acid sequence MGGQGKGSNSSNSMQRVKVYRLNDDGKWDDQGTGHVSVDYLESSEDLGLIVIDEEDSDTLLVHRISSNDIYRRQEDTIISWRDPELATELALSFQEATGCSYIWDHICGVQRNLHFSSLGNESFRAVNSELRELPSIELSSLPLILKTVLECGITDQMRVAELILQDQEFFPRLLDLFRMCEDLENVDGLHMIFRLVKGIILLNSPQIFDRIFGDEFILDIIGSLEYDPEVPQVQRHRAFLKEHVVFKEAIPIKDSSVLSKIHQTYRVGYVKDVILPRILDEATIASLNSIIHANNAAVISLLKDDASFIQELFARMRSTSTSTESKRELVLFLHEFCSLSKSLQMVQQLRLFRDLAGEGIFDIITDVLQSQDRKLVSAGADILILFLNQDPNLLRSYVIQQEGNSLLGLLVKGMITDFGEDMHCQFLEIIRILVDSYSTSGSQKDTIIEIFYEKHLDQLIDVIASSCPPKSNSWTVIKSSGFGSRVESHAATKPEILSNICELLCFCVIHHLYRIKCYFLANNAIEKILFLTCRREKFLVVAAVRFMRTIISRNDEHLLRHIVKNNLVKPIIDAFIENGNRYNMLHSGVLELLEYIRKENLKSLIIYIVDSFWNQLQKFEHLGSIQAFKIKYEQSMENCDTKNTATMVDPRKKIEERALEKEEEEYFNEDSDEEDSASHLPNTRSQNARMSLPNGTKVSYSSFRPGSGGLVDYEDDDDDEDYNPPPRKSESSTENDELIVFSKTKRKSTAAADSKEEVHELSKKQKLDQRVNDVKVASSATACSTASHTDTASGREPSPPAASHATDTNGVLDEHDAENETAGPQSYNCVPDAADTRQGCGDDSPSIPASNSSPERVVTGKDVTGSEPYSVR is encoded by the exons CGTGTCAAGGTTTATCGTTTGAATGACGACGGCAAATGGGATGACCAGGGAACTGGGCATGTTTCTGTTGATTATTTGGAG AGTTCAGAGGATCTTGGTTTGATTGTGATTGATGAAGAGGATAGTGATACATTACTTGTGCACCGCATCTCCTCGAATGACATCTACAGAAGACAAGAAG ACACAATCATCTCATGGAGAGATCCTGAACTAGCTACGGAATTGGCATTGAGCTTTCAGGAGGCTACGGGATGCTCCTATATATG GGACCATATATGTGGCGTACAAAGAAACTTGCATTTTAGTAGTCTAGGAA ATGAATCATTTCGTGCTGTTAACAGCGAATTGAGAGAGCTCCCATCCATTGAATTATCGAGTCTCCCTTTAATTTTAAAG ACGGTACTAGAATGTGGCATTACAGATCAGATGCGTGTAGCGGAATTAATATTACAAGAT CAAGAATTTTTCCCTAGGCTATTGGACCTTTTCAGAATGTGTGAAGACTTGGAAAACGTGGATGGTCTTCACATGATTTTCAGATTGGTCAAGGGGATCA TTCTATTAAACAGTCCCCAGATCTTTGATAGAATTTTTGGGGATGAATTTATCTTGGACATTATTGGTTCTCTTGAAT ATGATCCTGAGGTCCCTCAGGTGCAGCGGCATCGTGCTTTTCTGAAAGAGCATGTGGTTTTTAAAGAG GCTATCCCTATTAAAGATTCCTCAGTTTTGTCAAAGATACATCAAACCTACAGAGTTGGTTACGTGAAG GATGTTATTTTGCCAAGGATATTGGATGAGGCTACAATAGCAAGTCTTAATTCGATCATTCATGCAAACAATGCTGCT GTTATATCATTGTTGAAAGATGATGCTTCTTTTATTCAAGAGCTATTCGCAAGGATGAGGTCCACCTCAACATCTACGGAATCAAAAAGGGAATTG GTATTATTCTTGCATGAATTTTGTTCTTTGAGTAAAAGTTTACAGATGGTACAGCAATTGCGGCTATTTCG GGACCTTGCTGGCGAAGGCATATTTGACATCATAACTGACGTGTTGCAGAGTCAGGATAGGAAGCTTGTGTCTGCCGG AGCAGATATTCTCATTCTATTCCTAAACCAAGATCCTAACCTTCTCAGATCATATGTCATTCAACAAGAAGGAAATTCCCTTCTTGGGCTTTTG GTTAAGGGTATGATAACAGATTTTGGGGAGGACATGCATTGTCAGTTCCTTGAGATCATTCGCATATTGGTGGACTCATACTCTACATCCGGGTCACAG AAAGACACAATCATAGAGATTTTCTACGAAAAACATCTGGATCAGTTGATAGATGTTATAGCATCATCTTGTCCTCCAAAAAGCAATTCTTGGACAGTGATTAAATCATCTGGCTTTGGTTCTAGAGTAGAGTCTCATGCTGCAACCAAGCCTGAAATCTTATCAAACATCTGTGAGCTGCTTTGTTTTTGTGTAATTCATCACCTCTACAGAATAAA GTGCTACTTTCTTGCCAATAATGCCATAGAAAAGATCTTGTTTCTGACTTGCAGAAGAGAGAAGTTTCTGGTGGTGGCAGCTGTTCGCTTTATGCGAACTATAATCTCCCGTAAT GATGAGCATCTGCTTCGCCATATTGTGAAAAACAATCTTGTAAAACCAATCATCGATGCTTTTATTGAGAATGGTAATCGCTACAACATGCTGCATTCAGGTGTTCTAGAACTTTTGGAGTACATCCGTAAG GAGAATCTCAAAAGTCTAATCATATATATAGTTGATTCCTTCTGGAACCAGCTACAGAAGTTTGAGCATTTAGGGTCTATTCAGGCCTTTAAGATAAAATATGAGCAG tccatggagaattgtgacaccAAGAACACTGCTACCATGGTAGACCCAAGAAAAAAGATTGAAGAACGGGCTcttgaaaaggaagaagaagagtacTTCAATGAGGACAG TGATGAAGAAGACTCTGCTTCTCATTTACCAAACACACGTAGCCAAAATGCACGGATGAGTCTGCCTAATGGGACCAAAGTCAGCTACTCATCTTTTAG GCCTGGTTCAGGTGGACTTGTTGACTATGAAGATGACGACGACGATGAGGACTATAATCCACCACCTAGGAAGTCTGAATCTTCAACAGAAAATGATGAACTCATCGTTTTTTCCAAGACTAAACGAAAGTCAACTGCTGCTGCTGATAGCAAAGAGGAGGTTCATGAGCTCTCAAAGAAACAAAAGCTGGATCAACGTGTGAATGATGTTAAGGTTGCTAGTAGTGCGACTGCCTGTTCCACTGCCAGCCATACTGATACAGCCAGTGGAAGGGAACCCTCACCTCCTGCTGCTTCTCACGCTACAGACACAAATGGTGTTTTGGATGAACATGATGCTGAAAATGAAACTGCTGGTCCCCAAAGTTATAATTGTGTGCCTGATGCTGCGGATACCAGACAGGGATGCGGAGATGACAGTCCATCAATACCAGCCAGCAATTCATCGCCTGAGAGGGTTGTGACTGGAAAGGATGTTACTGGTTCTGAACCATATTCGGTGCGATGA
- the LOC105052597 gene encoding uncharacterized protein isoform X3, translated as MGGQGKGSNSSNSMQRVKVYRLNDDGKWDDQGTGHVSVDYLESSEDLGLIVIDEEDSDTLLVHRISSNDIYRRQEDTIISWRDPELATELALSFQEATGCSYIWDHICGVQRNLHFSSLGNLEIGPHPAMESLEATNALQSNDESFRAVNSELRELPSIELSSLPLILKTVLECGITDQMRVAELILQDQEFFPRLLDLFRMCEDLENVDGLHMIFRLVKGIILLNSPQIFDRIFGDEFILDIIGSLEYDPEVPQVQRHRAFLKEHVVFKEAIPIKDSSVLSKIHQTYRVGYVKDVILPRILDEATIASLNSIIHANNAAVISLLKDDASFIQELFARMRSTSTSTESKRELVLFLHEFCSLSKSLQMVQQLRLFRDLAGEGIFDIITDVLQSQDRKLVSAGADILILFLNQDPNLLRSYVIQQEGNSLLGLLVKGMITDFGEDMHCQFLEIIRILVDSYSTSGSQKDTIIEIFYEKHLDQLIDVIASSCPPKSNSWTVIKSSGFGSRVESHAATKPEILSNICELLCFCVIHHLYRIKCYFLANNAIEKILFLTCRREKFLVVAAVRFMRTIISRNCSPLFAAGGNNVVAGSFQDEHLLRHIVKNNLVKPIIDAFIENGNRYNMLHSGVLELLEYIRKENLKSLIIYIVDSFWNQLQKFEHLGSIQAFKIKYEQSMENCDTKNTATMVDPRKKIEERALEKEEEEYFNEDRPGSGGLVDYEDDDDDEDYNPPPRKSESSTENDELIVFSKTKRKSTAAADSKEEVHELSKKQKLDQRVNDVKVASSATACSTASHTDTASGREPSPPAASHATDTNGVLDEHDAENETAGPQSYNCVPDAADTRQGCGDDSPSIPASNSSPERVVTGKDVTGSEPYSVR; from the exons CGTGTCAAGGTTTATCGTTTGAATGACGACGGCAAATGGGATGACCAGGGAACTGGGCATGTTTCTGTTGATTATTTGGAG AGTTCAGAGGATCTTGGTTTGATTGTGATTGATGAAGAGGATAGTGATACATTACTTGTGCACCGCATCTCCTCGAATGACATCTACAGAAGACAAGAAG ACACAATCATCTCATGGAGAGATCCTGAACTAGCTACGGAATTGGCATTGAGCTTTCAGGAGGCTACGGGATGCTCCTATATATG GGACCATATATGTGGCGTACAAAGAAACTTGCATTTTAGTAGTCTAGGAA ATCTCGAGATCGGCCCTCATCCAGCAATGGAATCTCTAGAAGCTACTAATGCTTTGCAGTCAAATG ATGAATCATTTCGTGCTGTTAACAGCGAATTGAGAGAGCTCCCATCCATTGAATTATCGAGTCTCCCTTTAATTTTAAAG ACGGTACTAGAATGTGGCATTACAGATCAGATGCGTGTAGCGGAATTAATATTACAAGAT CAAGAATTTTTCCCTAGGCTATTGGACCTTTTCAGAATGTGTGAAGACTTGGAAAACGTGGATGGTCTTCACATGATTTTCAGATTGGTCAAGGGGATCA TTCTATTAAACAGTCCCCAGATCTTTGATAGAATTTTTGGGGATGAATTTATCTTGGACATTATTGGTTCTCTTGAAT ATGATCCTGAGGTCCCTCAGGTGCAGCGGCATCGTGCTTTTCTGAAAGAGCATGTGGTTTTTAAAGAG GCTATCCCTATTAAAGATTCCTCAGTTTTGTCAAAGATACATCAAACCTACAGAGTTGGTTACGTGAAG GATGTTATTTTGCCAAGGATATTGGATGAGGCTACAATAGCAAGTCTTAATTCGATCATTCATGCAAACAATGCTGCT GTTATATCATTGTTGAAAGATGATGCTTCTTTTATTCAAGAGCTATTCGCAAGGATGAGGTCCACCTCAACATCTACGGAATCAAAAAGGGAATTG GTATTATTCTTGCATGAATTTTGTTCTTTGAGTAAAAGTTTACAGATGGTACAGCAATTGCGGCTATTTCG GGACCTTGCTGGCGAAGGCATATTTGACATCATAACTGACGTGTTGCAGAGTCAGGATAGGAAGCTTGTGTCTGCCGG AGCAGATATTCTCATTCTATTCCTAAACCAAGATCCTAACCTTCTCAGATCATATGTCATTCAACAAGAAGGAAATTCCCTTCTTGGGCTTTTG GTTAAGGGTATGATAACAGATTTTGGGGAGGACATGCATTGTCAGTTCCTTGAGATCATTCGCATATTGGTGGACTCATACTCTACATCCGGGTCACAG AAAGACACAATCATAGAGATTTTCTACGAAAAACATCTGGATCAGTTGATAGATGTTATAGCATCATCTTGTCCTCCAAAAAGCAATTCTTGGACAGTGATTAAATCATCTGGCTTTGGTTCTAGAGTAGAGTCTCATGCTGCAACCAAGCCTGAAATCTTATCAAACATCTGTGAGCTGCTTTGTTTTTGTGTAATTCATCACCTCTACAGAATAAA GTGCTACTTTCTTGCCAATAATGCCATAGAAAAGATCTTGTTTCTGACTTGCAGAAGAGAGAAGTTTCTGGTGGTGGCAGCTGTTCGCTTTATGCGAACTATAATCTCCCGTAAT TGTTCCCCTCTGTTCGCTGCTGGAGGAAATAACGTTGTAGCCGGTTCTTTCCAGGATGAGCATCTGCTTCGCCATATTGTGAAAAACAATCTTGTAAAACCAATCATCGATGCTTTTATTGAGAATGGTAATCGCTACAACATGCTGCATTCAGGTGTTCTAGAACTTTTGGAGTACATCCGTAAG GAGAATCTCAAAAGTCTAATCATATATATAGTTGATTCCTTCTGGAACCAGCTACAGAAGTTTGAGCATTTAGGGTCTATTCAGGCCTTTAAGATAAAATATGAGCAG tccatggagaattgtgacaccAAGAACACTGCTACCATGGTAGACCCAAGAAAAAAGATTGAAGAACGGGCTcttgaaaaggaagaagaagagtacTTCAATGAGGACAG GCCTGGTTCAGGTGGACTTGTTGACTATGAAGATGACGACGACGATGAGGACTATAATCCACCACCTAGGAAGTCTGAATCTTCAACAGAAAATGATGAACTCATCGTTTTTTCCAAGACTAAACGAAAGTCAACTGCTGCTGCTGATAGCAAAGAGGAGGTTCATGAGCTCTCAAAGAAACAAAAGCTGGATCAACGTGTGAATGATGTTAAGGTTGCTAGTAGTGCGACTGCCTGTTCCACTGCCAGCCATACTGATACAGCCAGTGGAAGGGAACCCTCACCTCCTGCTGCTTCTCACGCTACAGACACAAATGGTGTTTTGGATGAACATGATGCTGAAAATGAAACTGCTGGTCCCCAAAGTTATAATTGTGTGCCTGATGCTGCGGATACCAGACAGGGATGCGGAGATGACAGTCCATCAATACCAGCCAGCAATTCATCGCCTGAGAGGGTTGTGACTGGAAAGGATGTTACTGGTTCTGAACCATATTCGGTGCGATGA